Proteins from a genomic interval of Peromyscus leucopus breed LL Stock chromosome 12, UCI_PerLeu_2.1, whole genome shotgun sequence:
- the LOC114694956 gene encoding OX-2 membrane glycoprotein isoform X1, with translation MGSLVFRRPICHLSTYSLIWGMAAIALCTAQVEVVTQDERKLLHTPASLRCSLKLSQEPLIVTWQKKKAVSPENMVTYSKAHGVVVQPAYKDRVNITELGLWNTSITFWNTTLDDEGCYMCLFNTFLAGKISGTACLTLYVQPIVFLHYNYFEDHLNITCSATARPAPAIAWKGTGTGIENSTESHVHSNGTTSVTSILRVKDPKNQVGKEVICQVLYLGTVIDYKQSLDKGFWFSVPLLLSIVSLVILLVLISILLYWKRHRNQERGESSQGMQRMK, from the exons GTGTTCAGGAGACCTATCTGCCATCTCTCCACCTACAGCCTGATTTGGGGCATGGCAGCCATAGCGCTGTGCACAGCTCAAG TGGAAGTGGTGACCCAGGATGAAAGAAAGCTGCTGCACACACCTGCATCTTTACGATGTTCTCTGAAACTATCCCAGGAACCCTTGATTGTGACATGGCAGAAAAAGAAAGCCGTAAGCCCAGAAAACATGGTCACTTACAGCAAAGCCCATGGGGTTGTAGTCCAACCTGCATACAAAGACAGGGTAAACATCACTGAGCTGGGACTCTGGAACACAAGCATCACCTTCTGGAACACAACACTGGATGATGAGGGCTGCTACATGTGTCTCTTCAATACTTTTCTTGCTGGGAAGATCTCAGGAACAGCCTGCCTCACCCTCTATG TACAGCCCATAGTATTCCTTCACTACAACTATTTTGAAGACCACCTAAACATCACTTGCTCTGCGACTGCCCGCCCAGCCCCTGCCATCGCCTGGAAGGGCACTGGTACGGGAATTGAGAATAGTACCGAGAGTCACGTCCATTCAAATGGGACCACATCTGTCACCAGCATCCTCCGGGTCAAAGACCCCAAGAATCAGGTTGGGAAGGAGGTGATCTGTCAGGTTTTATACCTGGGGACTGTGATTGACTACAAGCAGTCTCTGGACAAAG GATTTTGGTTTTCGGTTCCTCTGTTGCTAAGCATTGTCTCTCTGGTGATTCTTTTGGTCCTGATCTCAATCTTATTATACTGGAAACGCCACCGAAATCAGGAGCGAGGGGAATCGTCACAGGGGATGCAAAGGATGAAATAA
- the LOC114694956 gene encoding OX-2 membrane glycoprotein isoform X2, with protein sequence MVTYSKAHGVVVQPAYKDRVNITELGLWNTSITFWNTTLDDEGCYMCLFNTFLAGKISGTACLTLYVQPIVFLHYNYFEDHLNITCSATARPAPAIAWKGTGTGIENSTESHVHSNGTTSVTSILRVKDPKNQVGKEVICQVLYLGTVIDYKQSLDKGFWFSVPLLLSIVSLVILLVLISILLYWKRHRNQERGESSQGMQRMK encoded by the exons ATGGTCACTTACAGCAAAGCCCATGGGGTTGTAGTCCAACCTGCATACAAAGACAGGGTAAACATCACTGAGCTGGGACTCTGGAACACAAGCATCACCTTCTGGAACACAACACTGGATGATGAGGGCTGCTACATGTGTCTCTTCAATACTTTTCTTGCTGGGAAGATCTCAGGAACAGCCTGCCTCACCCTCTATG TACAGCCCATAGTATTCCTTCACTACAACTATTTTGAAGACCACCTAAACATCACTTGCTCTGCGACTGCCCGCCCAGCCCCTGCCATCGCCTGGAAGGGCACTGGTACGGGAATTGAGAATAGTACCGAGAGTCACGTCCATTCAAATGGGACCACATCTGTCACCAGCATCCTCCGGGTCAAAGACCCCAAGAATCAGGTTGGGAAGGAGGTGATCTGTCAGGTTTTATACCTGGGGACTGTGATTGACTACAAGCAGTCTCTGGACAAAG GATTTTGGTTTTCGGTTCCTCTGTTGCTAAGCATTGTCTCTCTGGTGATTCTTTTGGTCCTGATCTCAATCTTATTATACTGGAAACGCCACCGAAATCAGGAGCGAGGGGAATCGTCACAGGGGATGCAAAGGATGAAATAA
- the LOC114694956 gene encoding OX-2 membrane glycoprotein isoform X3, translated as MMRAATCVSSILFLLGRSQEQPASPSMPIVFLHYNYFEDHLNITCSATARPAPAIAWKGTGTGIENSTESHVHSNGTTSVTSILRVKDPKNQVGKEVICQVLYLGTVIDYKQSLDKGFWFSVPLLLSIVSLVILLVLISILLYWKRHRNQERGESSQGMQRMK; from the exons ATGATGAGGGCTGCTACATGTGTCTCTTCAATACTTTTCTTGCTGGGAAGATCTCAGGAACAGCCTGCCTCACCCTCTATG CCCATAGTATTCCTTCACTACAACTATTTTGAAGACCACCTAAACATCACTTGCTCTGCGACTGCCCGCCCAGCCCCTGCCATCGCCTGGAAGGGCACTGGTACGGGAATTGAGAATAGTACCGAGAGTCACGTCCATTCAAATGGGACCACATCTGTCACCAGCATCCTCCGGGTCAAAGACCCCAAGAATCAGGTTGGGAAGGAGGTGATCTGTCAGGTTTTATACCTGGGGACTGTGATTGACTACAAGCAGTCTCTGGACAAAG GATTTTGGTTTTCGGTTCCTCTGTTGCTAAGCATTGTCTCTCTGGTGATTCTTTTGGTCCTGATCTCAATCTTATTATACTGGAAACGCCACCGAAATCAGGAGCGAGGGGAATCGTCACAGGGGATGCAAAGGATGAAATAA